The Prosthecochloris marina genome window below encodes:
- a CDS encoding M14 family metallopeptidase: MENLNQVTAKPQLNLYNTIPEYLADIRVEEIDSILPGPSLISIKGNISPPIFISVLLHGNETTGFLAIQHLIKELNLTTKPAPRDIILFIGNIAAAKKGVRRLENEPDYNRIWNGESLPEHQLAKAVLAKLSQQQLYAAIDIHNNTGKNPHYACINKTDPAFIHLARRFSKTIVYFTEPHEVISMALSRHCPSVTLECGFSGKTEGFNHVYNYLVQCLTMPAEELFGPPSNKHNDIYHTIAKITVPENSHLGFGNCEQNVDICFRDDLEELNFTSVPKGTRLGISGKNHSCLTVMDNSSRDVTDQYFRVENHDIVTRKELIPSMFTKNETIIHQDCFGYIMEPYPIDEQIR, from the coding sequence ATGGAAAATCTAAACCAAGTAACGGCTAAACCTCAACTTAACCTTTACAATACAATCCCGGAATACCTTGCCGACATCCGGGTCGAAGAAATAGATTCGATCCTTCCCGGTCCATCGCTCATCTCAATCAAAGGCAATATCTCCCCACCCATTTTCATTTCGGTACTGCTGCATGGCAATGAAACAACGGGCTTTCTTGCCATCCAGCATCTCATCAAAGAACTGAACCTCACCACCAAACCAGCCCCGAGAGATATTATTCTTTTTATCGGAAATATTGCAGCGGCAAAAAAAGGTGTACGCAGACTTGAAAATGAACCCGACTATAACCGTATCTGGAATGGTGAAAGCCTTCCGGAACACCAATTGGCCAAGGCTGTTCTTGCAAAGCTCTCTCAGCAGCAACTGTATGCTGCCATTGACATACACAACAACACAGGTAAAAACCCTCACTACGCCTGTATCAACAAAACAGATCCTGCTTTTATACATCTAGCCCGCAGATTCAGTAAAACAATCGTTTATTTTACAGAGCCTCACGAGGTCATTTCAATGGCCCTCTCCCGTCATTGCCCTTCCGTCACCCTCGAGTGTGGATTCTCAGGTAAAACCGAGGGTTTCAATCATGTCTACAACTACCTTGTTCAATGCCTCACGATGCCTGCAGAAGAGCTTTTCGGTCCGCCGTCGAACAAGCACAACGATATCTATCATACCATTGCAAAAATAACCGTTCCCGAAAATTCGCATCTTGGATTCGGAAACTGTGAGCAGAACGTCGACATATGCTTCAGAGACGACCTGGAAGAATTGAATTTCACTTCCGTACCCAAAGGGACAAGACTTGGCATTTCAGGAAAAAACCACAGCTGCTTGACGGTTATGGATAACAGCAGCAGAGATGTAACAGATCAGTATTTCCGTGTTGAAAATCACGACATTGTAACCAGAAAAGAACTTATCCCTTCGATGTTCACGAAAAACGAAACGATTATCCACCAGGATTGTTTCGGCTACATCATGGAACCATATCCGATCGATGAGCAAATACGATAA
- a CDS encoding glycosyltransferase family 4 protein, which yields MKIALYAGTYVKDKDGAVRSMYQLVTSFLEAGHEVMVWSPDVASIDERHEKVIAIPSVPIPLYPDYKLGFFTASTETQLDDFGPDIVQISTPDIVGNRFLKYAEKRGLPVVSVYHTDFPSYLDYYKLGFTKNFVWKHLRKFYNACDALFAPTYEMKTRLESKGMHSVDVWGRGIDRTLFNPDRRSDSLRNSWGVGEKTVIAYAGRFVWYKDIRIVMEVYDGFRRSSLADDVLFVMIGSGPEEEELRQRMPNAVFPGYLVGTDLPEAYASSDLFLFPSTTEAFGNVVLEGFSSGLPAVVSNVGGCQELVRHSDGGFVAEAGNHEQFFDFCTKLILDKGLYRKKRQNGLELAEKMSWPVINGALIEKYEEIIRRKAKKKS from the coding sequence ATGAAAATAGCTCTCTATGCCGGGACGTACGTAAAAGATAAAGACGGTGCAGTCAGATCCATGTATCAGCTCGTTACCTCCTTTCTCGAGGCAGGGCACGAGGTGATGGTATGGTCGCCGGATGTTGCTTCGATTGACGAGCGCCATGAAAAGGTAATTGCCATACCTTCGGTGCCTATTCCTCTTTACCCCGATTACAAATTGGGTTTTTTTACAGCCTCGACAGAAACGCAACTGGATGATTTCGGTCCGGATATTGTACAGATTTCAACACCGGATATCGTTGGAAACAGGTTCCTGAAATATGCGGAAAAGCGAGGGTTGCCTGTTGTCAGTGTTTACCACACGGACTTTCCTTCCTATCTTGATTATTACAAACTCGGTTTCACCAAAAATTTTGTCTGGAAGCATTTACGGAAGTTTTACAATGCCTGTGATGCTTTGTTTGCTCCTACCTACGAGATGAAGACCAGGCTCGAGTCCAAAGGGATGCATAGCGTTGATGTATGGGGTAGAGGTATCGACAGGACGCTTTTCAATCCTGACCGCAGGTCCGATTCACTGCGTAATTCCTGGGGCGTGGGGGAAAAGACCGTGATTGCGTATGCAGGAAGATTTGTATGGTACAAGGATATCCGGATAGTCATGGAGGTGTACGATGGTTTCCGCAGAAGCAGCCTTGCAGACGACGTATTGTTTGTCATGATCGGTTCCGGTCCCGAGGAGGAGGAACTTCGGCAGAGGATGCCAAACGCAGTGTTTCCCGGATACCTTGTCGGTACCGATCTGCCTGAAGCGTACGCAAGCAGCGATCTTTTTCTGTTTCCTTCTACAACTGAAGCGTTCGGAAACGTTGTTCTGGAAGGGTTTTCATCAGGGCTTCCTGCAGTTGTTTCCAATGTCGGAGGGTGTCAGGAACTTGTTCGGCATTCAGACGGGGGGTTTGTCGCTGAAGCAGGTAATCATGAGCAATTTTTTGATTTCTGTACGAAGTTGATCCTTGATAAAGGGCTTTACAGAAAGAAGCGGCAGAATGGTCTGGAGTTAGCGGAGAAAATGTCCTGGCCTGTTATCAACGGGGCTCTGATCGAAAAGTACGAGGAAATTATCAGGAGAAAGGCAAAGAAGAAAAGTTAA